In Nitrospirota bacterium, the genomic stretch CGCTATAACGCAATGAACGCAACAAACGCAATTAACGTTTTTTATTACTTTTTTTTATGAAAACTGATATTTCAAGACCTGACCCCAAGCCTGTAACAGTCAATTCATTTTCTCATTACTCTGCAAACTATGGACAAACAAGAATTACTGAAAAAAGGCTCTAAGGCGGCCTATTACACTTTTATTTTTAAAATTGGTTCGCAATTTGCCTCTTTGGTTATTACTATCCTCTTGGTGAGGTTTCTTTCGGAACATGATTATGGCGTATATAATCTCCTCTATTCTACTATTGGAATCATCGGTATTGTCGCTTCTTTTGGATTAAGTAATACCCTCCAGAGGTTTATTCCAGAATATTACCAGAAAGGTGAGTTTATGCTGGCGCATCGCCTTTATGAGACATCATCTTTTATCAGATTAGTGTCAAATATCCTAATAATTGCCTTGCTAATTCTTTTCTGGGATTTATTTGCAGTCTATTTGAAAATAGAGGATTACAAAAATTACTTCCTTTTATTTTCATTCATTCTTGTTTTATATATGCAATGGGGGCTCGTTGATGTTTGTCTCAGCAGTTATTTCCTGCACAAATATACTCAAGGGATGATGTTCGTTTTGATGATAATTAAATTGATAGGATACTTGATCGCTTTCTATCTTGGTATAAATCTTAGTAGTATACTTTTGGTAGATCTTTTAGGCTACGTAATATTATTCATAACCCTACAGCTAATATATACCAAAAAGATACCCAAAAACGAAGGTCAGGTTGAAAGATTCACTCCTGACGAAAAGAAAAGGGTGCAGAAATATGCACTTTATTATAATTTCAATGACATTGGTGTCCAGTTTTTAGATCTGAATATTGACAATTTTACGCTCGCTTATTTCCTGAATCCAGTTGCAGTAGGCGCATATGCATTTTGTAATAGAATCGCAAAAACCATTAACAGATTCCTTCCAACTACTTACCTGATAGAGGTTATAAGACCTCTCTTATTTTCTGCCTATTCAACTCGAAAAGACTCAGTAACTCCTTTCTATCAATTCATGATAAAAATTATATATCTATTTTATGTTCCAATATTTGTATTCTTTTTAGTTTTTAGCAAAGATATAATTACAGTTGTTTTTGGCGGAAAATATTTAGAATACTCTTATGTTTTAGTTTCGGTCATATTTTTCCAGATGATTTCCGCTTTTCAAATACCATTAGGTCTGATTGCACAGCTTCAGGAAAAAGTTGAGATCATTTTATTCAGCAAAATATTCGGAATTTATAACTTAATTGCAGACATCATTATGATAAAGTGGTGGGGAATTATGGGAGCAGTTGTTGCCACAGGAAGCGCGGTTTTTTTAAGAAATATATTTATATGGTGGTTTACAAGAAACACTACAACATTTAAAGGACTTAGGCAATACTTTATTAGAGCGGGCATTTATGCTGTCACACTTTATGCAATATTTATGATATCTAAATCATTTATAAACTCTGTATTTTTTTCTTTAATTATTGGACTAGTATTTATGATATTGTCTTTTATTATTTATACGAGAGTTACGGTGTTCTCTGCGCAGGAAAGATCTTGGCTTGCTAACGCTAGTCATGGGAAATATCAAATGAAGATTTTACAATGGCTTGGTATAATTGCTGCGTGATACATATATTGTGGTATATAAAACCTCTTGATGTTACTTCAAAATAATAATTTGTCCGAGACTGCATATAAGTGCGATCTATGTCTAAATGAGAGATATGCTGTTTGTAAGACTTATTCGAAGCTACTTGGGATAGATAAAACAAAATTTAGAGTGGTGAGATGCAGAAAATGCAGCCTGAAGAGTCTTTATCCACTTCCAACAGAAAAAGACCTTGCTATTATTTATGACAATTATGCGGATAAGGGTTCTCGTGCTAGGGTTGAAGAAATTCGTAAACAGTTTGTTTATCCACGAAAAATTGAATTGCTTAAGAAGCACACAAAAGGTAAAAGATTGTTGGATATAGGAGCTGGATTGGGAACTTTCGTACATATGGCACAACAGCAAGGTTTTCACGCCGTTGGGATTGAATATGAAATAAAGCAATGTGAAATTGCAAAATCAAAATATGGAATCGAATTAGTTAACGGGACTTTTGAAGAAATTAGTTCACAGTATCAAAATGAAATATTTGATATTATTCATATGCACCACGTTCTTGAACATCTAATTTCTCCCAGAATAGTTTTACAGAAAATTTATCATTTGCTTGCAAATAATGGAATATTATTAATTGAAGTCCCTAATCAATTTGATAATATATTTTTTAAATATAAGTATTTAAGAGGGGGAAAATACCCCAAATATGATAACCCGCTCCATCATTGTTATTTTTTCACTCCAAAAACACTTAGAGCATATATGATTAAGACTGGATTTATTATCGTTACATTAAATCAGTATATTAAAGAAAATGAAAAAAACAAATGTAAACATTTAATAAAGTTTCTATTTGACAGAGTTGGCTTTGGAGTGAGCTCTTTTATAGAAATATTAGCAATAAAACGTACTAGAACCTAATGGAATTGACTGACAACGTAGCTTTTATTAAACATGGTGATCCTGTTGGTGAATTTCTACAACTGCGAGGTGATAAGTCTCTTAACCTCGATACTAACTATATGGAACAGATATTGGAGGTAGTTGGAGATAGAAAGATTATGGTGATTGGAACAAACTATGTTAAGGAAAACAAATACTATAAAGATGATAAGATTGTGCTTTTCAGTTTTGCAAAACAGAAAAAGATTTTGGATTACCTACATCTATTCTATGACAGGAAAATATATGCCCTACTCGAAAAATTCAAGCCCCATTTGATTTTTCACCTCGGATCGATATGGAATATGAGTGCAGCGATACGATACTCTAAAAATAATAGTATTCCACTTGTTATTGCCTTTGCAGGACAACTCCGAAAAAAAAATATATTTGCTCAAACGTTACAGAATCTTTTAATAGGCAATATGCTGATTCATTTAAAAAGTCTGCAAATGATTTTGGTGAGAAATGCAGATAACAAGCGTATTCTTAACACTATAGGTATACCCAAAGAAAAAATAACCATTTATTACCCTAAATACAGTAGCAATTTTTTTCAGAAAAGGGAGATTGAGGATTTCCTTAACGATTCCAGGAAGACGAGAATATTGTATGTTGGAAGGCTTGAGATATCAAAAGGTACTAATTTAATCATCGAGGCAATTATAAATATATTTTCAAAGTTTCACGATATTGAGATTATTTTTATCGGGGATGGAACACAATACAAACGACTCTGTGATATGTCAAACAATATAAATGATAAATATAGAGAACAACATAATGTTATGAGAGTGTTGGGTAGCAGGCCGTTTGAGACTCTCTATTCATATTACACAAACGTTGACATTACAGTTTTGCCTTCTTATGGAGAAGGCATGCCCAAGACAGTTATAGAGTCTTTATTAAGTGGTACACCAGTAATTGCTTCAGATTTACCGGGAATTCGAGAAATAGTAAAAGATGGTGAAACAGGATATATATTTGAGGCAGGCAATATAAAACAATTTACCCAATGCATTGAGCGCTGTATTTCCAATCCTGAAATACTTTCTCTTTTTAGGACAAATATAGAAAAAGATAAAGATCGTATTAGAAATCTCGGTCAGGATTATAAAGAAGTAATTAAGCAATTCCTAAATTAATACTCAATCACCGATGATAAACCAAGAAAAAATATGGACAGAAAGTTGGGAGAAGCAAAAAGAAGACATAGATCGTTTCATAGAAGATTGCAATGAAAGAGTAGACATCCTTGCAAAATACATTAAAAAGGGTGATAAGATTCTTGATGCAGGCTGTGGACTTGGACAGGTAGTGTTTAATCTATTGAATAGAGGATATGATGCTTATGGTATTGACTTCAGCGCAGAAACAATAAAAATAGCAAAGGAATATCATCAACAAAAATATCAGGAAACCAAAGAAAGATTCTTTGTGAGCGATATAAGAGAGTTAAATTTCCCAGCTAATAGTTTTGATGTATATGTATCATATGGTGTCATAGAGCATTTCAAGAAAACAGAGCATGAAAAAATTATCAAGGAGGCTAAAAGAGTTCTAAAAAATAATGGATTAATCTTCTTATATTATCCGAATATAAAGTCAGTCTTTGGTATACAATCAGCATTATTATCGATTTTAGGAGTTCGTTATATATGGCAAATACCTTTATCAATAAAATATGTTATTAATTTGCTTCATAAGAGTAATTTTAAAATAATAGACAATTTTACTTATAAATTCACAAATAGTTTGATTAGAGGATTCTGTCTAAATAAAAGAACTTTCAAGAATTTTATTCCAAATCCATTTTATTTAATAAGGAAACCTATTTTAACGTTTGGATATCGGAATGAAACTAAATATAATCGCTTTGGTGAAATAAACATAATAATAGCAAAAAATGAGAAATGAAGATATTTTTTGATAAAATAAAGAAGGATTTGTATCGTTGGGATAAAAAAACAGATTTATTCACATTTATAAAACGTTTTATGGCATCACCTGGATATAATTATTTAGTATGGTTTAGGTCTTGTCAATACTTAAATGCCAGTAATAGAAAAGTGTTAAGCTTTCTTGTAAAATGAATATTAAAACGGCAGAGCATCAAATACGGCATCAATATATCGTATTCAGCTCATATAGGAGATGGTCTGTTAATTGCACATTGGGGAAATATTGTGATTTCTGGTGGTGCTGTAATAGGTGCCAATTGCAATATCTATCAAGGCGTTACTATTGGTCAAAAGTTGAGAGGAGAAAGAAAAGGCTATCCAATTATAGGCAATGAGGTATTTATTTCTCCAGGCGCTAAAATTATTGGAAAAGTGAAAATCGGTAATAATGTTGTTATTGGGGCTAATGCAGTAGTTGATAAAGATGTAGAAGATAATGCTGTTGTGGGTGGGGTTCCAGCTAAAATATTATCTTATCAAGGTAGTGAGGGTTATATCGAGAATATAATTGAAGTTCATTAATATTATATAAAACATGCTTACGAAATAATGTATAAATTGACCATCCTCTGGCCAGGATTTAGTCTTTTCAATGAACCACAGGTTCTGTTTTTTCAAACCCTTCTTAATGAATTTGATACAGAAGTATATTTTATTTCAGATATCTGTTACTCAGACGAACTAAAAAATGATTCTAAATATTATAAAGAATTCTTAAACAATAGAAGAGTTCATTATTTAAAGTTTCCCCATTTTAGATTAAGAGGATTAAGTCTTTTTCAAATAGCAAAATTAACCTTTGTAATTTTTAAGATACTAACAAGTAGAAAAACAGATGCAGTATTAAGTTCTACGCAGTTTACTGTTCACTCGAAAATTGCTTTTCTGTTGTCAAAACTTATTAGCACAAAATTCTTTATTTATACTGAAGTATGGCAATTTGAAAAAGAAAGTAATGTTTTATTGTCGTTTTATCATAAATTAAGCCATTTTGTTGTTAAGCATGCTGACTGTGTATTTGTACAAGGTAAGTTTAAAAAAAATGTTTATGTAGAAAAAGGTGTGCCCCCAGATAAAATATTTATACTACCATTCTTAATTAATGATGTACCCCAAGATATTTCGGCTATCACATATATTAAACGAAATAAGATAAAGAAGTATCTATTTATTGGAAGATTAATACCAATAAAGGGTGTAGATATACTTATAAGGGCATTTGTAGCACTCTCAAGAAAGTACAACGATGTGTTGTTATATTTGGGTGGCGATGGAGAAGCAATGGAAAAACTTCAGCAGCTCTGTAGAGAACTTAATGCTTCTAATATCAAATTTCTAGGTTGGTTAGATAATAAATTGAAATATTCCTTGTTGCAGGAAGTAGATTATTTTGTTTTGCCTTCTCTGAAAATCAATAACCGAGTTGAGGGCTGGGGTTTAGTTTTACAGGAGGCAATTAGCGCTGGGCTTCCAGTAATAACAACTGATGCTGTAGGCTCTGCTTGGGATTTTGTACAAAATGGTGTTAACGGTTATATTGTAAAAAACAATGATGTGAATGCGCTATATGAAGCAATGGAAAAGCTATATAAGATGTCAGACGAGGAATATTTAGAAGCATCGAGAACATCGCGGAAAATATTTGAAGAATATAATTCGCCGGAAGTTTTGGTTAAAACTTTAAAGGAAGTTCTTCGTAAATGAAAATATGCATTATATGTGGTTATTACAATTATCGTGGCAATGAATCAAAATCTCAGGGTGGTGCTGAATATCAAGCATTTTTATTAGCAAGGGAACTCATACATAACAATAATCAAGTTTCATTTATTTCTATTGGTGATAGAGATGAAATCTTATTTGATGATAAGATTACAGTATATTATTTACGGAAGCGAAAATTATTTAGAAAATTTGGGCCATATTATATTCTCGATTATTTTAAAATTAAAAAGTTAATTATTAGTATTAACCCTGACGTAATTTACGTCCGCGGCGGTTCGGCAAATGTAGGTATTGCCTGCTGGATAGCGAGAAAACAACAAATAAAAGTCGTTTTCCATGTATCACATGATAGAGACGTTGAAAAATATCATATAAGTTGGAATCTAAATAAAATATTGTACAATATTGATGATTTGATGAGAATTTACGGTCTCAAGCGATCAACCATTATTTGTCAAACAAATTATCAACAGAGAAGAGTAAAACAAAATTTCAATAAAGATAGCATCTTAGTACGAAATTTTCATCCAATCCCTTCCCTTCCTCAAGAGATAATAAAAGAAAATATAGTATGCTGGATAGGGAATATAAAAGAAGCAAAAAATCCGCTTGCCTTTATTGAATTAGCAAACCAGTTAAGAGACCATGAGTATAAATTTGTTATGGCTGGTAGAAGACCGGAAGGCGGGCCTCTTGAGAAAGTTTTTACTGAATCAATAAAGCTTGCAAATGTTAAATATTTAGGTGAAATTTCCAACGACGATGTAAATCAACTGTTGCTCCGAAGCAAAATTCTTTGTTCAACAAGTTATTCAGAAGGATTCCCGAATGTTTTTATACAAGCATGGATTCATAAAGTTCCTGTTTTGTCATTATTTGTTGACCCTGATAATTTGTTAGAAACGAATAAGATTGGTTTTAAGTTAGGAAGCATAGAGAAAATGGCAGAAAAGATTAAAGAATTAATGGAAAATGATCATTTATTACAATTATACGCTAATAATGCCCACAAATTTGCAATCGCACATTTTGATATAGAAAAAAATGTGCAGAGAATCATAAGGCTTTTTCAAAATCATCTACTTAATAAATGTTAATTCGTACTATTTTCATATCTCTTAATCATGTTTTAAGGCTAATATACGGTGGTTTTTATTACATTTTTTTCAAACATCCTTATATCGGAGATATTTGGGATAAAAAATTAGATATAAACAAATCAGATCTTGTTTTAGAGATCGGTTCGGGGTGGAATCCATCTATTCGATCTGATGTTTTGGTTGAAAAGTATTTGTTTGATCAAAGTGAGCGAAGATATATTGCATATATTCCAAAGAATCGCCCCTTTGTTGTAGCTGATGGTTGCCATTTGCCATTTGTAAATAATGCATTTGATTATGTAATTTGCAGACATGTTATTGAACATTTGGAAGAACCGGAGGAATTGCTAAAGGAAATCAAAAGAGTTTCAAGAAAAGGCTACATTTCTGCACCATCTGGATATTGGGAGAGTATTTCTTCTGGAAAATATCATAAATGGTTTGTATTTACGCAAACAGATAAATTAATTTTAGAGCAAAAAATCGAAAGAGCAGATAGAAAATATAAAAAAAATACCACAAAAGAGAAAGTTGAGAAAGAAGCACACTATGAATTTAATTTTCAAAGACCATTAGAATGGGAAATAATTAAAAGAACCCCTATCGAGGAATTTGTATTTGCTGAATTAGATCAAGACTATGAGAAAAGTTTATTGATTGCCTCGCAAAAGCGGTATCCTATTTTGGTTAGATTGAAAATATTATTTAGAGAAGCAGTAAGGCAGCTATTTTTCAAAACTGCAAAAAGAGTTAATGTCTTCGATTTATTTGCATGTCCTGTCTGTAGGTCTAAACTTGTGAATCGTACAAACGAATTATTTTGTGACAATTGCAACCGACAATATCAGGTAATTAATCATATACCAATATTATTAGTTAAAACAAAAAATATTGATAAATCATTGAAATGCAAGCAATAACCGATTTTAAAAAAAATATTAAATCAGAAAAAATATATATAGTCACTGTTATATTAATAGCAATTTTTGCAGGTTTTACTATTCTTAATCAAAATCCATATCAATGGCTATTTATTGCTTTGATGCCTATAGCATATTTTCTTTTAAAGTTCAATGGCGTGGCTGTTTTCACAATTCTTATTTCAGTTTTTTTTGTAGATTGGTTTATTCAACTTCAATTAATTCCAGATCAGTTAGGATGGCTACCTGAAATTATTATTTTTATTTTAATAATTAAAGCCTTAATTTTAAAAAGAGCAACTGGTTTTGTAAGAACACCAATAGATATACCGATAGTAATATTTTTAGTTGTCGCTTTACTATCAATTATTGCAAATTCTGTCAACCCTATAAGGGCAATCCTTGCACTTCGTTTAGATATTAAGTTCATTTTAATGTTTTACTTGCTGGTTAATCTCAATATGTCAGAAGAGTTTTATAGAAAGATAATAAAGATATTTATTATTTTGTTGCTTATTCAGATTCCAACAGCTTTAATTAAGTATCAATTCTATGGGCAAGGAGAGCAGGCAATCGGAACATATGCTGCCTGGGGAGGTGGCTACTCTATTATTTTACCTATGGTTGCTATTAGTTTATTCGGCAGTATGTTCATACATAACAAGCCTCGTATTGTTTACATTTTAGTAATATGTGGATTCATCATATTTTCTATAATTGGCGGAAAGAAAGGACTGATTTATCTCGGTCCGCTTCTCTTAGGATATATTATTTTGCATATATCACTTATGAAAGAGTCAAGGGGAAAAATATTTCGTTCGCTTGCTATAGGTCTTCTGATACTTATTATGTTTTTCCCTATTGTTATGTTTGTGCCATGGTTGACCCCTGCATTAGAAGATTTTTCTTATTTAAAGGATTTTGTATTGATTTATGATGTTAAATATAGTTCTTCAGGTGCACCAATCGGGCGAATACCGAGCACAATAACGACTTTTGAAACATTAACAAAAAGTCCTGAGTTATTTCTATTAGGATATGGTCCGGGTAGTATGATGAAAAGTTTTTTTAAGGAATTTGACACCAAAGAACTTGCAACAAGACCAATAGATATTATTTATGGTGTTACTGAATTAGTACTGATCCCTATCGAATATGGCTATTTAGGCTTCTTGATATATTATTTAGTACCATTATTTTTACTGTTCAAAATAAACTTAATATTTTATCAAAATATCGATGATATTTACTGGAAGACAATTTCGTTTAGTTTCTCAAGTATTATAGTTTCATATTTTCTGATAGGTGTAATCTATATGGCAATCCTAAGAAGTGATTTAGCGGCATTTATTCTCTGGTTTTTTGCCGCGTCAATATACAGTGTTGGAAGACAACGAAAAATTTTTTAATAAAATAATTCTCTACCGAGAACTTACATGTGCGGTATTTGCGGAATAGTATCCAATTCTATTGATGTTCAAGTTCTTAAAATGGTCAGGGAATTAAAGCACAGAGGGCCTGATAATCAAAATATCGTTAATTTAGGTAATGTATGGTTTGGACATACACGATTAAAAATTATCGACTTATCAGATAATGCAAACCAACCAATGTTTAATGAAAGTGGTGATATATGTATTGTTTATAATGGCGAGTTCTATAACTTTATGGATTATAGGAATGAATTAATTGAAAAAGGCCATACATTTAAATCAAATACAGACACAGAAGTTATTTTACATTTGTTCGAAGAAGATGGGATAGAGTGTATAAAAAAGATAAGAGGCATGTTTGCTTTTGCTATATGGAACAAAAAAAAAGAAGAATTATTTTTAGTTAGAGATAGAGTTGGTATCAAGCCACTTTATTATTATTATGATGGAAAATTATTTATATTTGCGTCAGAACTTAAAGCAATTCTCAAACATCCAAATGTATCAAAAGAAATAGATTTTGATGCGTTATCTGTATACTTTTCTCTCGGTTATATTCCGCAAAGCATGTCAATTTTTAAAAAAATAAAAAAACTTTTGCCAGGTCATTATTTGCAGTTTAAAAACAACAATATCTCAATAGAACGTTACTGGAGTCTTCCCAATATTAATCAAAAGATTCTTTTAAAAGATGAAAACGATTTGGTTGATCAGTTGTATGTTATGATCAATGAAGCTGTAAAATTGCGACTTATCAGTGATGTCCCTTTGGGAATATTTTTATCTGGGGGCATTGATTCATCTATTGTTGCCACCTTGGCAGCAAAGAATTCCAATGCTCCAATCAAGACTTTTTCTATAGGGTTTGAGGATACCAAATATAACGAACTACCCTATGCAAGAATGGTTGCAAAACATATTGGCTCAGACCATCATGAGTTTATAGTCAGGATTAATGAGACAGAAGTCATAGGCAAGTTAGCTTATTATTATGATGAGCCATTCGCTGATTCATCAGCAATACCTACTTATTATGTTTCAAAAATGGCCAGAGAGCACGTCACAGTTGCTTTTTCAGGTGACGGAGGAGATGAACTCTTTGGCGGCTATAATTGGTATGAATGGATGTTATCACATCAGAAACTGAAAATGGTCCCGTCAACTCTAAAAAAGGCAATAGCTGGAGTGGCAGCAATACCAAAGAAATCATATAAAGGAAAACATTTTCTAACATCATTAAAGTATGATGAATTTGAGACCTTCCGTGAGCGAACAGGGATTTTTAGCCCCTCCGAAATTAAAAAGCTTTTAAATTGCGAGTTAGACGTAACTTTAGATTTCTATGAAGACTATTTTAAGACATCTGGCGAAACTCTTCTTGAGAGGCTTACAAGAACTGATTTCGCATTCTACTTGCCTGATGATATTCTGGTGAAGGTTGACAGGGCGAGCATGGCTGTCGCTCTGGAGGCAAGAGTCCCGATTCTCGATCATAAAGTCTGTGAATTCGCTTTTTCATTATGTGATTCTTTAAAAATCAATGGAAAGACTAAAAAATATCTGTTAAAGAAGTTAGCCAGAAAAATATTACCAGATGATTTCCCGATTGAAAGAAAGCAAGGCTTTTCCATCCCTTTAAGTGAATGGATGAAAGGAAGTTTAGGCGACTTGCTTATAAATGCATTGCGTTCCTTCAAAAATAAGTCGTTTTTAAATGAAGTCTATGTTGAAAAATTACTTCAAGATCATAAATTGGGAAAGAGCAATAACGCTTCTAAATTATGGTCAGTACTAATGTTTAGCCTTTGGTTTAATAATTATTATTAACAATGCATATCTATTGGCTCCTCGCATCGTTTATTGATTCAAAGGCAAGTAAAGCGCCAAGAATTGAGATTCTAAAGGAATTGGAAAAACTTGGTAATAAGGTTTTTCTTGTTACGTCTTTTAAAAAGGAAAAACCTGATTTGCAAGTCAATGTAATTTATTTAAAAATAATTAAAAATCCTTTTTTCGCAAAACTCTCATTTAATATTAAGTCGTTCCTGTATTTCTCAAGCAAACATAATCGAGAAGAAGATACAATTATTATTATTGATCAGAATAGTATTTATGCAGGTGTAGCCTTACAACTCCTCTCAAAAATCATTTTCAAAAAGCGATTAAAAGTTCATTTTGATGTAAGAACTGTGCCAGTAGAAATAAGAGGGTTAAAAGGATATTTAGATAGAGTATTCTTTTGGTATATTGCTTTATTTTTAGCAAAAAGACTATTAACTTCATATTCCTTTATTACCAAAACAATTCAGGATGTTGCGGGTTTTAATAATAAAGATTGTTGTATTTGGTCTTCTGGAGTAAATGCGGAGAAATTTAATCCGGAGCAATACCCTTCGAAGAAAAAAGATATTTTCATCTTGTTTTATCATGGAGTAGTGACGCCAAATAGAGGATTAAGAGAGACTTTGAAAGCTGTTAATTTAATTAAAGACAAGATTCCGAATTTTCTATTTAGAATTGTTGGTGATGGCTCAGATATTAATTATCTTAAGGAGTATGTGATGTGTCATAATCTGACAAAATATGTTGATTTCGCTGGATTTGTTGATTATGAAAAAATTCCATCGTTTATTAGTCAAGCCGATGTATGTATTTGCCCTCTGCCTGATATTCCATGGTGGAGAGTCAGCAGTCCGCTAAAAATTATTGAATACACAGCGATGGGAAAACCGTGCATTTTAACAGAGATAAAACCTCATCAGGATTATATTCCAAAAGGTTTAAATGGTATATATTGGGCAGGAAAAGGTACACCTGAAGAAATTGCTGAGGCTATTATGTCTGCTTACAATGAAAGAAAATCATTTGATAATTATCGGCAGAATTTGAGAGCAGCAGCGCTTAATCATACATGGGAGAAGCAGGCAACTATTCTTTATAAGTATTTATTGAGAAAAGTTGAGCAAGGCACATAAACCTGTAATTTTAATATTGGCTCCTATCGCAGCAAAAGGAGGCATTTCTTCTGTTATCAATTCTATATTGGAGCAAGATATTAATACTAAGTTCGATTTTATTAAAATCAATACAAGTTTGTATAAAGATGGAGGAATTGTCAGAGAATTAATAACATTTTTAAAGGCGATATTAAAATATATTTTTATTTTGATTTTTAAAAGAGTTGATTTAATTCATATTCATACTTCAGCTTCTGTGAGTTTTTACCGAAAAAGCATTTTTGCACTTATAGGGATATTATTTCAAAGAAATATCATCTATCATCTTCATTCCAGCAGATTCTATGATTTTTTTTACAATCCTCCTAATCAATTATTAAAAAGCTATATAAAGCGCATTTTTAAATCTGCCACATGTGTTATATGTCTGTGCGAGAATTGGAAAGATTGTCTTAAAGAAAGATATCATCTTAAAAATATAACAGTAATTCCAAATCCGGTTTGCCAGGTACCATTTGCAAATAAATCATTTTCTATGGATGTTTCGAGGCTTCTTTTTGTAGGTTTTTATATAAATAGTAAGGGAATTATTGATCTTTTGGAAGTTTGTAAGGACCTGCATCTTAAAGGGGTTAATTTTACTCTGGAATTATGCGGTAAGGGAGAAATGAATGAAATTATAAATAGCTATATCATGGAAAATTCACTCGAAAAATGTATTATCAATAATGGATGGGTGGAAGGTCGAGCAAAGGAAAACATATTTAGGAAAGCTGATATATTTGTATTACCATCGTACGCAGAAGGTATGCCGATTTCAATTCTTGAAGCTTTTTCATATGGATTGCCAATAGTGGCAACAAAAATATCATGCGTCCCGGCAATAGTTGAAGATGGAATAAATGGCTTTTTAATAGAACCGGGGAACAGGAAAGAACTTTTGGAGAAAATCAGTGTTTTGA encodes the following:
- a CDS encoding oligosaccharide flippase family protein, with amino-acid sequence MDKQELLKKGSKAAYYTFIFKIGSQFASLVITILLVRFLSEHDYGVYNLLYSTIGIIGIVASFGLSNTLQRFIPEYYQKGEFMLAHRLYETSSFIRLVSNILIIALLILFWDLFAVYLKIEDYKNYFLLFSFILVLYMQWGLVDVCLSSYFLHKYTQGMMFVLMIIKLIGYLIAFYLGINLSSILLVDLLGYVILFITLQLIYTKKIPKNEGQVERFTPDEKKRVQKYALYYNFNDIGVQFLDLNIDNFTLAYFLNPVAVGAYAFCNRIAKTINRFLPTTYLIEVIRPLLFSAYSTRKDSVTPFYQFMIKIIYLFYVPIFVFFLVFSKDIITVVFGGKYLEYSYVLVSVIFFQMISAFQIPLGLIAQLQEKVEIILFSKIFGIYNLIADIIMIKWWGIMGAVVATGSAVFLRNIFIWWFTRNTTTFKGLRQYFIRAGIYAVTLYAIFMISKSFINSVFFSLIIGLVFMILSFIIYTRVTVFSAQERSWLANASHGKYQMKILQWLGIIAA
- a CDS encoding class I SAM-dependent methyltransferase is translated as MRCRKCSLKSLYPLPTEKDLAIIYDNYADKGSRARVEEIRKQFVYPRKIELLKKHTKGKRLLDIGAGLGTFVHMAQQQGFHAVGIEYEIKQCEIAKSKYGIELVNGTFEEISSQYQNEIFDIIHMHHVLEHLISPRIVLQKIYHLLANNGILLIEVPNQFDNIFFKYKYLRGGKYPKYDNPLHHCYFFTPKTLRAYMIKTGFIIVTLNQYIKENEKNKCKHLIKFLFDRVGFGVSSFIEILAIKRTRT
- a CDS encoding glycosyltransferase family 4 protein — translated: MELTDNVAFIKHGDPVGEFLQLRGDKSLNLDTNYMEQILEVVGDRKIMVIGTNYVKENKYYKDDKIVLFSFAKQKKILDYLHLFYDRKIYALLEKFKPHLIFHLGSIWNMSAAIRYSKNNSIPLVIAFAGQLRKKNIFAQTLQNLLIGNMLIHLKSLQMILVRNADNKRILNTIGIPKEKITIYYPKYSSNFFQKREIEDFLNDSRKTRILYVGRLEISKGTNLIIEAIINIFSKFHDIEIIFIGDGTQYKRLCDMSNNINDKYREQHNVMRVLGSRPFETLYSYYTNVDITVLPSYGEGMPKTVIESLLSGTPVIASDLPGIREIVKDGETGYIFEAGNIKQFTQCIERCISNPEILSLFRTNIEKDKDRIRNLGQDYKEVIKQFLN
- a CDS encoding class I SAM-dependent methyltransferase, which produces MINQEKIWTESWEKQKEDIDRFIEDCNERVDILAKYIKKGDKILDAGCGLGQVVFNLLNRGYDAYGIDFSAETIKIAKEYHQQKYQETKERFFVSDIRELNFPANSFDVYVSYGVIEHFKKTEHEKIIKEAKRVLKNNGLIFLYYPNIKSVFGIQSALLSILGVRYIWQIPLSIKYVINLLHKSNFKIIDNFTYKFTNSLIRGFCLNKRTFKNFIPNPFYLIRKPILTFGYRNETKYNRFGEINIIIAKNEK
- a CDS encoding serine acetyltransferase, producing MLKRQSIKYGINISYSAHIGDGLLIAHWGNIVISGGAVIGANCNIYQGVTIGQKLRGERKGYPIIGNEVFISPGAKIIGKVKIGNNVVIGANAVVDKDVEDNAVVGGVPAKILSYQGSEGYIENIIEVH
- a CDS encoding glycosyltransferase family 4 protein, with the protein product MYKLTILWPGFSLFNEPQVLFFQTLLNEFDTEVYFISDICYSDELKNDSKYYKEFLNNRRVHYLKFPHFRLRGLSLFQIAKLTFVIFKILTSRKTDAVLSSTQFTVHSKIAFLLSKLISTKFFIYTEVWQFEKESNVLLSFYHKLSHFVVKHADCVFVQGKFKKNVYVEKGVPPDKIFILPFLINDVPQDISAITYIKRNKIKKYLFIGRLIPIKGVDILIRAFVALSRKYNDVLLYLGGDGEAMEKLQQLCRELNASNIKFLGWLDNKLKYSLLQEVDYFVLPSLKINNRVEGWGLVLQEAISAGLPVITTDAVGSAWDFVQNGVNGYIVKNNDVNALYEAMEKLYKMSDEEYLEASRTSRKIFEEYNSPEVLVKTLKEVLRK